The following are encoded in a window of Halorarum salinum genomic DNA:
- the meaB gene encoding methylmalonyl Co-A mutase-associated GTPase MeaB: MSPASSGGEPGGATAESELVGELLAGKHRALARVISKIEDRAPGYRDIVSELHRHTGHAEVIGVTGSPGAGKSTLVDKLAKAYRDRGETVGIIAVDPSSPFTGGAVLGDRIRMGSNVGDMDVFVRSMSARGTLGGLSTATADAVKALDAFGKDKVIIETVGAGQNEVDVVRTADTVCVLVQPGSGDDVQMLKAGILEIGDVFVLNKADMDGAERTVAELEEMIHMRENPAANLATGHHGPVDEDEMAEVAIDDADGEAWDPEVVETVATAGEGIDDLLEALAAHRTWLEESGALSTKARDRYAEEIRQLLRSDAASLLEEELDERGGVDALAERVVDRETDPYSVAAEVIGPVADCVRDERE; encoded by the coding sequence ATGAGCCCCGCGAGTTCCGGCGGCGAGCCGGGGGGAGCGACCGCCGAGTCCGAACTCGTCGGGGAGCTCCTGGCGGGGAAACACCGCGCGCTCGCCCGCGTCATCTCGAAGATCGAGGACCGCGCTCCGGGCTACCGCGACATCGTCTCGGAGCTTCACCGGCACACGGGCCACGCCGAGGTCATCGGCGTCACCGGCTCCCCGGGCGCCGGCAAGTCCACGCTGGTCGACAAACTGGCGAAGGCGTACCGCGACCGGGGCGAGACCGTCGGCATCATCGCCGTGGATCCGTCCTCCCCGTTCACTGGCGGCGCGGTGCTGGGCGACCGCATCCGGATGGGCTCGAACGTCGGCGACATGGACGTGTTCGTCCGGTCGATGTCGGCCCGCGGCACGCTCGGTGGGCTCTCGACGGCCACCGCGGACGCGGTGAAGGCGCTCGACGCGTTCGGCAAGGACAAGGTCATCATCGAGACGGTCGGCGCCGGCCAGAACGAGGTGGACGTCGTCCGCACCGCGGACACGGTCTGCGTGCTCGTCCAGCCGGGTTCGGGCGACGACGTGCAGATGCTGAAGGCGGGCATCCTCGAGATCGGCGACGTGTTCGTGCTCAACAAGGCCGACATGGACGGCGCCGAGCGCACCGTCGCCGAACTGGAGGAGATGATCCACATGCGCGAGAACCCGGCTGCGAACCTCGCCACGGGCCACCACGGGCCGGTCGACGAGGACGAGATGGCCGAGGTCGCCATCGACGACGCGGACGGGGAGGCGTGGGACCCCGAGGTGGTGGAGACCGTCGCGACCGCCGGCGAGGGGATCGACGACCTGCTGGAGGCGCTCGCGGCCCACCGGACCTGGCTCGAGGAGAGCGGCGCGCTCTCGACGAAGGCCCGCGACCGCTACGCCGAGGAGATCCGACAGCTCCTCCGGTCGGACGCCGCCTCGCTGCTGGAGGAGGAACTGGACGAACGTGGCGGCGTGGACGCGCTCGCCGAGCGGGTGGTCGACAGGGAGACGGACCCGTACAGCGTCGCCGCCGAGGTGATCGGGCCCGTCGCGGACTGCGTGCGCGACGAGCGGGAGTAG
- a CDS encoding thiolase domain-containing protein: protein MTGVRVAGVGLTPFGTHEGRAGRDMFAEAALAALADAGVASEDVEHLNYGNFMGALAERQGHQAPLMVEAAGLRCAGTRYEEACASAGVAIREAVRAVRSGEADVVLAGGMERMTNLSTAEVTESLAVAADELFEVRAGVTFPGAYALMARAYFDRYGGDREDLAHVASKNHANALVNEYAQYQRAVSVEEVLDAPVVASPLGLFDACPITDGASSVVLVSESYAAEHDLDAPVAVTGTGQGGDRAALQDRADMARTPAAADAADEAYDDAGITARDVDVAEVHDCFTIAEVLAIEALGFYEPGEGIGAARRGETTRDGRLPVNLSGGLKAKGHPVGATGGSQLAEMTRLLRGDHPNSDAVPDATVGLTHNAGGTVASAVVHVLEVAE, encoded by the coding sequence ATGACAGGAGTCCGAGTTGCGGGCGTCGGCCTCACGCCGTTCGGCACGCACGAGGGACGGGCGGGCCGGGACATGTTCGCGGAGGCCGCCCTCGCCGCGCTCGCGGACGCGGGGGTGGCGAGCGAGGACGTCGAACACCTCAACTACGGGAACTTCATGGGGGCGCTCGCGGAGCGGCAGGGCCACCAGGCGCCGCTGATGGTCGAGGCCGCCGGCCTCCGGTGTGCCGGGACCCGGTACGAGGAGGCCTGCGCGTCCGCCGGCGTCGCCATCCGCGAGGCCGTCCGTGCAGTCCGGTCGGGCGAGGCGGACGTGGTGCTCGCCGGCGGGATGGAGCGGATGACGAACCTCTCGACCGCGGAAGTCACCGAGTCGCTGGCCGTCGCCGCCGACGAACTGTTCGAGGTCCGCGCGGGCGTCACCTTCCCCGGCGCCTACGCGCTGATGGCCCGCGCGTACTTCGACCGCTACGGCGGCGACCGCGAGGACCTCGCCCACGTCGCCTCGAAGAACCACGCGAACGCGCTGGTCAACGAGTACGCACAGTACCAGCGCGCGGTCTCGGTCGAGGAGGTGCTCGACGCGCCCGTCGTCGCGTCCCCCCTCGGCCTGTTCGACGCCTGCCCCATCACCGACGGCGCCTCGTCCGTGGTCCTCGTCTCGGAGTCCTACGCCGCAGAGCACGACCTCGACGCCCCGGTCGCGGTCACCGGGACCGGCCAGGGCGGCGACCGCGCGGCGCTCCAGGACCGCGCCGACATGGCCCGGACCCCCGCCGCGGCCGACGCCGCCGACGAGGCGTACGACGACGCCGGGATCACCGCCCGCGACGTGGACGTCGCCGAGGTGCACGACTGCTTCACCATCGCGGAGGTGCTGGCCATCGAGGCGCTCGGGTTCTACGAACCGGGGGAGGGGATCGGCGCGGCGCGGCGCGGGGAGACCACCCGCGACGGCCGCCTCCCGGTGAACCTCTCGGGCGGCCTGAAGGCGAAGGGGCACCCGGTCGGCGCCACGGGCGGCTCCCAGCTAGCGGAGATGACCCGGCTGCTCCGCGGGGACCACCCGAACAGCGACGCGGTGCCCGACGCGACCGTCGGGCTCACCCACAACGCAGGCGGGACGGTCGCGAGCGCCGTCGTCCACGTGCTGGAGGTGGCAGAATGA
- a CDS encoding GAF domain-containing protein gives MPDTLTDARVLVAVPDGAEGARAVSELGEELGVEPVPKRGAMATEYLRDLAPTVDCIVCLSDRAEWVKDLSEAAPSVPLIVYGDHTPPAPVDGIVASDGGMGTLSKRVADQIRRSRERDRLAEANAKLTALGAYSREITACESVEEVVDNVVDAVTEALAYGECVLALAEGGMFVPYGDTLPYEPEITLTVAEGVAGRTYQTQESQLVDKYRTDPDRNRRVPNVGSVASIPIGDHGVLQVTTERTDAFDERDLEFLEIVGSHAREALSRLRRESVLRVERDRLHAFFEGLPAPTVYVEAEAGDPPVLADANAAYDAAFPDAPVGEPVETAFPTECERRLYCESIRSEGCRSVTVRRETAAGGTESMTLAFFPVQTPGIEAAGFGVYVSDVSLP, from the coding sequence ATGCCGGACACCCTGACCGACGCGCGCGTCCTCGTCGCGGTTCCCGACGGCGCCGAGGGGGCGCGGGCGGTGTCGGAACTCGGCGAGGAACTGGGGGTGGAACCCGTCCCGAAGCGAGGGGCCATGGCGACCGAGTACCTACGGGACCTCGCGCCGACCGTCGACTGTATCGTCTGTCTCTCGGACCGTGCCGAGTGGGTGAAGGACCTCTCCGAGGCGGCCCCGAGCGTTCCGCTCATCGTCTACGGGGACCACACGCCGCCGGCCCCCGTGGACGGGATCGTCGCCAGCGACGGGGGCATGGGAACGCTCTCGAAGCGGGTGGCCGACCAGATCCGGCGGAGCCGCGAGCGCGACCGGCTCGCGGAGGCGAACGCGAAGCTGACCGCGCTGGGCGCGTACTCCAGAGAGATCACGGCCTGCGAGTCGGTCGAGGAGGTCGTCGACAACGTCGTCGACGCGGTGACCGAGGCGCTCGCGTACGGCGAGTGCGTGCTCGCGCTCGCCGAGGGCGGCATGTTCGTGCCGTACGGCGACACCCTCCCGTACGAGCCGGAGATCACGCTGACGGTCGCGGAGGGCGTCGCCGGTCGGACCTACCAGACGCAGGAGTCCCAGCTCGTCGACAAGTACCGGACCGACCCGGACAGGAACCGGCGGGTCCCGAACGTCGGGTCGGTGGCGAGCATCCCCATCGGTGACCACGGGGTCCTGCAGGTCACCACCGAACGGACGGACGCGTTCGACGAGCGCGACCTGGAGTTCCTCGAGATCGTCGGGTCGCACGCGCGGGAGGCGCTCTCCCGGCTCCGCCGGGAATCGGTGCTCCGCGTCGAGCGCGACCGGCTCCACGCCTTCTTCGAGGGGCTCCCCGCCCCGACGGTGTACGTCGAGGCGGAGGCCGGGGACCCCCCGGTACTCGCGGACGCCAACGCCGCCTACGACGCGGCGTTCCCGGACGCCCCCGTCGGCGAACCGGTCGAGACTGCGTTCCCGACCGAGTGCGAGCGCCGGCTGTACTGCGAGTCGATCCGGTCGGAGGGTTGTCGGAGCGTGACCGTCCGCCGGGAGACGGCGGCCGGCGGGACCGAATCGATGACGCTCGCGTTCTTCCCGGTCCAAACGCCCGGGATCGAGGCCGCCGGCTTCGGCGTGTACGTCTCGGACGTGAGCCTCCCGTAG
- a CDS encoding glycosyltransferase family 4 protein, with protein MRVAFVSMYTPDHRTGPALGRTRRVAEGLAARDHDAVWLGAKWWEGAVDRFEREGVEYRAVTETPSSGSFRSKLPFALRRVDPDVIHAVNVPPAHAATARTAGRLLRTPVVVDWWERDPEIGSSGQYRKAARKPDVVFTPSETVRTAVREYGAAAEDVRVVPESIDFDLVRDAPVSDEFDVVYRRRLDGDANVGTLLLGLAELRDRDWTAAIVGDGPARGDAERTARDLRIDDRVAFLGDLPPAEFVPILKGTHVFAQTATYEPFATGLLWGLACGCIGIVEYQAGSSAHELVEGLDRGRLVTSPGELADEIVACGGLESKAVDEGFAAYDHDAVLGEYVDLYREVVDGYGLF; from the coding sequence ATGCGAGTCGCGTTCGTCTCGATGTACACGCCGGACCACCGGACGGGCCCGGCGCTCGGGCGGACGCGTCGCGTCGCGGAGGGGCTCGCGGCGCGGGACCACGACGCGGTGTGGCTCGGCGCCAAGTGGTGGGAGGGAGCCGTCGACCGCTTCGAGCGCGAGGGCGTCGAGTACCGTGCGGTCACCGAGACCCCCTCGTCCGGGTCGTTCCGCTCGAAGCTCCCGTTCGCGCTCCGGCGGGTCGACCCCGACGTGATCCACGCGGTGAACGTGCCGCCGGCCCACGCGGCGACCGCCAGGACCGCCGGTCGCCTCCTCCGGACCCCCGTCGTCGTCGACTGGTGGGAACGGGACCCCGAGATCGGCTCGTCGGGCCAGTACCGCAAGGCGGCGAGAAAGCCCGACGTCGTGTTCACGCCCTCGGAGACGGTCCGCACTGCGGTCCGCGAGTACGGCGCGGCCGCCGAGGACGTCCGGGTCGTCCCCGAGAGCATCGACTTCGACCTCGTGCGGGACGCGCCGGTCAGCGACGAGTTCGACGTCGTCTACCGCCGCAGGCTCGACGGGGACGCGAACGTCGGGACGCTGCTGCTCGGGCTGGCGGAACTGCGGGACCGCGACTGGACCGCGGCGATCGTCGGCGACGGGCCCGCCCGCGGGGACGCCGAGCGCACCGCGCGCGACCTCCGCATCGACGACCGGGTGGCGTTCCTCGGTGACCTGCCGCCCGCTGAGTTCGTGCCGATCCTCAAGGGCACGCACGTCTTCGCCCAGACGGCCACCTACGAGCCGTTCGCGACCGGACTGCTCTGGGGGCTCGCGTGCGGCTGTATCGGCATCGTGGAGTACCAGGCCGGATCGAGCGCCCACGAACTCGTGGAGGGGCTCGACCGGGGGCGACTCGTCACGAGCCCCGGGGAACTGGCGGACGAGATCGTCGCCTGCGGCGGCCTGGAGTCGAAGGCCGTCGACGAGGGGTTCGCCGCGTACGACCACGACGCGGTCCTCGGCGAGTACGTCGACCTCTACCGGGAGGTCGTGGACGGCTACGGGCTGTTCTGA
- a CDS encoding S9 family peptidase: MSDTSAPEEGYDIERYLNVRSAHSADFAPDGALAFLMDTTGTPQVWTVEEPGAWPVQRTFYDERVTFVDWSPERRELVFGMDQGGNERVQLYRLVPDTGRIRNLTQRPAAKHRWGGWRSDGDRFAFASNRRDEAAFDVYVQDRDAVGSDAERVYEGDGWLSVAGWSPDDGRLLVHEAHSSFDHDLHALELSSKEFVHLTPHDGNARFLSPEWGPDGDAVYLCTDRDGDTLRLERLSVDTGELTPLVDGDGWNVDGVALDEDTRRLVYSRNVDGYTELTVADLVATDDVEPLSEPDLPRGVAGGVSFADDGDRYALTVTGSTVNANVYVAGTASGATERWTYAATAGIPEDTFVEPELVHYPTFDDRDVPAFFSLPDSPHGDGEGAPGGRAAAEAAPGEQPAGDTPVVVDVHGGPESQRRPSFNGVKQYLLSQGYAVFEPNVRGSSGYGKAYTHLDDVERRMDSVADLRAGVEWLHDHPEVDPDRIAVMGGSYGGFMVLAAMTEYPDLWAAGVDVVGIANFVTFLENTGDWRRELREAEYGSLEEDREFLESISPTNNVDAIAAPLFVLHGENDPRVPVGEAERIVTGARDQGVPVRKLIFEDEGHGFSKLENRIEAYRAVAEFLDEHI; this comes from the coding sequence ATGAGCGACACCTCCGCCCCCGAGGAGGGGTACGACATCGAGCGGTACCTCAACGTCAGGAGCGCCCACTCGGCTGACTTCGCGCCCGACGGCGCCCTCGCGTTCCTGATGGACACGACCGGGACGCCGCAAGTGTGGACCGTCGAGGAGCCGGGCGCCTGGCCCGTCCAGCGGACGTTCTACGACGAGCGCGTCACGTTCGTCGACTGGTCGCCCGAGCGCCGGGAACTCGTGTTCGGCATGGACCAGGGCGGCAACGAGCGCGTCCAGCTCTACCGTCTGGTCCCGGACACGGGCCGGATCAGGAACCTGACCCAGCGGCCCGCGGCGAAGCACCGCTGGGGCGGCTGGCGGTCGGACGGCGACCGGTTCGCGTTCGCCTCGAACCGGCGAGACGAGGCCGCCTTCGACGTGTACGTCCAGGACCGGGACGCGGTGGGAAGCGACGCGGAGCGCGTGTACGAGGGCGACGGCTGGCTCTCGGTCGCCGGCTGGTCCCCCGACGACGGCCGGCTGCTCGTCCACGAGGCCCACTCCAGCTTCGACCACGACCTCCACGCGCTGGAGCTCTCCTCGAAGGAGTTCGTCCACCTCACGCCCCACGACGGGAACGCCCGCTTTCTCAGCCCCGAGTGGGGACCCGACGGCGACGCGGTGTACCTCTGTACCGACCGGGACGGCGACACCCTCCGGCTCGAACGGCTCTCGGTCGACACGGGGGAGCTGACGCCGCTCGTCGACGGCGACGGCTGGAACGTCGACGGCGTCGCCCTCGACGAGGACACGCGGCGACTCGTCTACTCCCGGAACGTGGACGGCTACACCGAACTGACGGTCGCGGACCTCGTGGCGACCGACGACGTCGAACCCCTCTCGGAACCCGACCTGCCGCGGGGGGTCGCCGGCGGCGTCTCCTTCGCCGACGACGGCGACCGGTACGCGCTCACGGTCACCGGGAGCACCGTCAACGCGAACGTCTACGTCGCCGGCACGGCGAGCGGGGCGACCGAACGATGGACGTACGCCGCCACCGCGGGCATCCCCGAGGACACGTTCGTCGAGCCGGAACTCGTCCACTACCCGACGTTCGACGACCGCGACGTCCCGGCGTTCTTCTCGCTCCCCGACTCGCCGCACGGGGACGGCGAAGGGGCTCCGGGCGGACGGGCGGCGGCCGAGGCGGCTCCGGGCGAGCAGCCGGCGGGCGACACCCCCGTGGTGGTGGACGTCCACGGGGGGCCCGAGAGCCAGCGGCGGCCGTCGTTCAACGGCGTGAAACAGTACCTCCTCTCGCAGGGGTACGCCGTCTTCGAGCCGAACGTTCGCGGGTCGTCGGGCTACGGGAAGGCGTACACCCACCTCGACGACGTGGAGAGGCGGATGGACTCGGTCGCCGACCTGCGGGCCGGCGTCGAGTGGCTCCACGACCACCCCGAGGTCGACCCCGACCGGATCGCGGTCATGGGGGGTTCCTACGGCGGCTTCATGGTCCTCGCGGCGATGACGGAGTACCCCGACCTGTGGGCGGCGGGCGTGGACGTCGTCGGCATCGCGAACTTCGTCACCTTCCTCGAGAACACGGGCGACTGGCGTCGGGAGCTACGGGAGGCCGAGTACGGCAGCCTCGAGGAGGACCGCGAGTTCCTCGAGTCCATCTCGCCGACCAACAACGTCGACGCCATCGCCGCCCCCCTGTTCGTCCTCCACGGGGAGAACGATCCGCGCGTGCCCGTCGGCGAGGCGGAGCGGATCGTCACGGGCGCCCGCGACCAGGGCGTCCCGGTGCGGAAGCTGATCTTCGAGGACGAGGGCCACGGCTTCTCCAAGCTGGAGAACCGCATCGAGGCGTACCGAGCGGTCGCGGAGTTCCTGGACGAACACATCTGA
- a CDS encoding 50S ribosomal protein L16 — translation MSDKPASMYRKIDKPSYTRREYITGIPGSKIAQHNMGNLQTGPEDYPVEISLRVDEDVQIRHGSLESARLSANRHLLTEIGEEGYKMVLRKFPHQVIRENKQATGAGADRVSDGMRQAFGKPVGTAARIHANEVVFTAYVRVEDADAVKEAFRRAYNKMSPPCSITVERGEDLLVR, via the coding sequence ATGTCAGACAAACCGGCCTCCATGTACCGGAAGATCGACAAGCCGTCGTACACGCGGCGGGAGTACATCACCGGGATCCCCGGCTCGAAGATCGCCCAGCACAACATGGGTAACCTGCAGACGGGCCCCGAGGACTACCCGGTCGAGATCTCGCTCCGCGTCGACGAGGACGTCCAGATCCGCCACGGCTCGCTGGAGTCCGCGCGCCTGTCGGCCAACCGCCACCTCCTCACCGAGATCGGCGAGGAGGGGTACAAGATGGTCCTCCGCAAGTTCCCCCACCAGGTCATCCGGGAGAACAAGCAGGCGACCGGCGCGGGCGCGGACCGCGTCTCCGACGGGATGCGCCAGGCGTTCGGCAAGCCCGTCGGCACCGCCGCGCGAATCCACGCGAACGAGGTCGTCTTCACCGCCTACGTCCGGGTGGAGGACGCCGACGCGGTGAAGGAGGCGTTCCGCCGCGCGTACAACAAGATGTCCCCGCCGTGCAGCATCACCGTCGAGCGCGGCGAGGATCTGCTCGTCCGGTAG
- a CDS encoding RDD family protein, with translation MDVVVVGDDGTDCEYGASAIRNVLRVVDQLGIGIPYLVGLIVTFVADTVVVRTR, from the coding sequence ATGGACGTCGTCGTGGTCGGGGACGACGGGACCGACTGTGAGTACGGCGCGTCCGCGATCCGGAACGTGCTCCGCGTCGTGGACCAACTGGGCATCGGCATCCCGTACCTCGTCGGCCTGATCGTGACGTTCGTCGCCGACACCGTCGTCGTTCGGACCCGGTAG
- a CDS encoding RDD family protein: MDAHGEVFGARIVAFVIGSILIGVVAAVLGIVVVGIGVGLAGDGGAAGAVLLLTPAFLLLQFGYFIYFEGESGQTPGRA; this comes from the coding sequence ATGGACGCCCACGGCGAGGTGTTCGGCGCGCGGATCGTCGCGTTCGTCATCGGCTCGATACTCATCGGCGTCGTCGCGGCGGTGCTCGGCATCGTCGTCGTCGGGATCGGAGTCGGCCTCGCGGGCGACGGCGGGGCCGCGGGCGCCGTCCTCCTGCTCACGCCGGCGTTCCTCCTCCTCCAGTTCGGCTACTTCATCTACTTCGAGGGCGAGTCAGGCCAGACGCCCGGGAGGGCATGA
- a CDS encoding Zn-ribbon domain-containing OB-fold protein — protein MSGTEGVDRPDGPTYEEWVAALDRNGFYLECANGHGSLPPRRVCPECGDTDLTQRSLPGTGTVATFSEVHVAGPAFAGETPYVTAVVDFGPVRLTGVLREVAADEVAVGDEVRADVEPDGPGDRPLVVFRPA, from the coding sequence ATGAGCGGAACCGAAGGGGTCGACCGGCCCGACGGACCGACCTACGAGGAGTGGGTCGCCGCGCTCGATCGGAACGGGTTCTACCTGGAGTGTGCGAACGGCCACGGGTCGCTCCCCCCGCGCCGGGTGTGCCCCGAGTGCGGGGACACGGACCTGACCCAGCGGAGCCTCCCGGGGACGGGCACCGTCGCCACGTTCTCGGAGGTCCACGTCGCCGGTCCGGCGTTCGCCGGGGAGACGCCCTACGTGACCGCGGTCGTCGACTTCGGGCCGGTCCGTCTCACTGGCGTCCTCCGCGAGGTCGCGGCCGACGAGGTCGCCGTCGGGGACGAGGTGCGCGCGGACGTGGAACCGGACGGCCCCGGCGACCGCCCGCTCGTCGTCTTCCGTCCCGCCTGA
- a CDS encoding cobalamin B12-binding domain-containing protein, protein MSTQEREERTIRCLIAKVGLDGHDRGAHVISRAFRDAGFEVIYSGLHRAPDEIVQAAVQEDVDVLGISILSGAHNTLVPKIVAGLEEYDAFEDTLVLVGGIVPDDDREELLEMGVSAVFGPGTPMEETIEFVRENVHERK, encoded by the coding sequence ATGAGCACCCAGGAACGGGAGGAGCGGACGATCCGCTGTCTCATCGCCAAGGTCGGCCTCGACGGGCACGACCGGGGCGCCCACGTCATCTCGCGGGCGTTCCGCGACGCCGGCTTCGAGGTCATCTACTCCGGGCTCCACCGGGCGCCCGACGAGATCGTCCAGGCGGCCGTCCAGGAGGACGTCGACGTGCTCGGCATCTCCATCCTGTCGGGCGCTCACAACACGCTGGTGCCGAAGATCGTCGCCGGCCTGGAGGAGTACGACGCGTTCGAGGACACCCTCGTGCTCGTCGGCGGCATCGTTCCCGACGACGACCGGGAGGAGCTGCTGGAGATGGGCGTCTCGGCCGTGTTCGGCCCCGGCACCCCGATGGAGGAGACCATCGAGTTCGTCCGCGAGAACGTCCACGAGCGGAAATGA
- a CDS encoding alpha/beta fold hydrolase, whose protein sequence is MSLRSKLSTAAKATLVGAGVAVAATRTLRERAGELEPALDGRQGTFRWRGMDVAYTEAGDPDAETIVLLHGMNAAASSGEWRETFPLLAEEYHVVAPDFPGFGRSDRPPLRYSAALYEDFVRDFLKEFEEPRVVASSLSSAYVAAVADRADVADLTLVCPTAVGGPEPSNGWIRGVVRAPIVGDAVFALLTTRAAIRYFNADHGYWDPAKAGEDWPDYEWRTAHQANARFAPAAFLSGDLNSDLDLGSTLADLDAPVTVVWGREADLPPLSEGRDLAERADAELVVFDDTMLLPHVEFPVQFADTVRGIRPDESVRAEADE, encoded by the coding sequence ATGAGCCTCCGCTCGAAGCTATCGACCGCCGCGAAGGCCACCCTCGTCGGCGCGGGCGTCGCCGTCGCAGCCACCCGGACGCTCCGCGAGAGGGCGGGCGAACTGGAACCGGCCCTCGACGGCCGGCAGGGGACGTTCCGCTGGCGCGGGATGGACGTCGCGTACACGGAGGCCGGCGACCCCGACGCCGAGACGATCGTGCTGCTCCACGGGATGAACGCCGCCGCCAGTTCGGGGGAGTGGCGCGAGACGTTCCCGCTGCTGGCCGAGGAGTACCACGTCGTGGCGCCGGACTTCCCCGGGTTCGGGCGCTCCGACCGGCCGCCGCTCCGCTACTCGGCGGCGCTGTACGAGGACTTCGTCCGGGACTTCCTGAAGGAGTTCGAGGAGCCCCGCGTCGTCGCCTCCTCGCTGTCGAGCGCGTACGTCGCGGCCGTCGCCGACCGGGCGGACGTGGCCGACCTCACGCTCGTCTGCCCGACGGCCGTCGGCGGCCCGGAGCCGTCGAACGGCTGGATCCGCGGCGTCGTCCGGGCGCCGATCGTCGGCGACGCCGTCTTCGCTCTGCTCACCACGCGGGCCGCCATCCGCTACTTCAACGCCGACCACGGCTACTGGGACCCCGCGAAGGCCGGCGAGGACTGGCCCGACTACGAGTGGCGGACGGCCCACCAGGCGAACGCCCGGTTCGCGCCCGCCGCGTTCCTCTCGGGCGACCTCAACAGCGACCTGGATCTGGGGTCCACGCTCGCCGACCTCGACGCGCCGGTGACCGTCGTCTGGGGACGGGAGGCCGACCTCCCGCCGCTCTCGGAGGGACGCGACCTCGCCGAGCGCGCCGACGCCGAACTCGTCGTCTTCGACGACACGATGCTGCTTCCCCACGTCGAGTTCCCCGTCCAGTTCGCGGACACCGTGCGGGGGATCAGACCGGACGAGTCGGTGCGGGCGGAGGCGGACGAGTAG